Within the Rosa rugosa unplaced genomic scaffold, drRosRugo1.1 SCAFFOLD_163, whole genome shotgun sequence genome, the region AAACACCGGATTACAACCTTTGTACCTCAATTCTCAAATCTAGCCCCGATAAAGATCTTAGAGGTTTAGCTATCGTAGCTATTGATGCAGTTGGGTCTAAAGCAACTACTACAATGAACAGAATTAATGAGTTGCTTAAACAAAGCCCAAAAGATACTGCCTTAAATCATTGTCATGATATGTACAATGTAATTTTAAATTCATATGTTCAAGGAGCCAGGGATACGCTTAAGCGGGGTGCCTCTTCTCATATTGCAACCTCAAGCATGAGTCTCACTCCCGATACTGCAATGTCATGCGAGGAAGCTTTTAAAGGCAGGTCTCCTCTTACTAATTTGAACAAAGATGTCGAGAATATTGCGGCAGTGGCTGGAGCAGTGGCGGGTCAATTGCCTTGATAATTGATATGTTATCTCTTATGATATAAAATATCTTTTGCTCCTGTTACGTACATTGTTTCAGGTCCGAGTTTCCTTATTATGCGTACGTAACTCAATAAACATATCTCCTACATAAATAAAAACTCCAGAAAATcttgttgctttttttttttttttttgaaatgaatcTTGTTGCTTAATAAGCCATTGTTCTCCTTATTATCCACAAGATTTTATTGCTAGGTATTATTCCTACTATTTCTGTTTTGTGAAAATGAGTTTATATTAATTAAGGTGGCTCTAGTTGGACTTCTaaatctaatatatatatatatacacacacacacacacagatcctatccagagtggagctccgctttgaaattaacgtgtgaagttcgagttttgggtcacttttcggttgcacatccacatctcgaccgttcagtttttaggtaccagtgtatagatcatctctgcaaattttcagccaaattgatgatcgttaaggtatctaactcgcttctCAATGCCGAACGGAAGGAAGCCTGGCTGGCAGCGCAGGAGAGGGCTCTCGAGGAAGCTGCTCGATCTGGGAGTGGAGGTACCAGATTTGGGTTACACCAAGCAAAACCTTCTGGGAGGACTATGACGGCGCCGAAATTCCCAACGATTGGCTTAATCCGCTCACGAGACGAGTGGGAATCTGAAACTGGGAGAAGGGGAGCACTAGATGAGAATGCAATGGATATCAGGTATTGATGGGGATGAAGGATTGGGCAGTGGAACGGTGGTGAAACGGCGGCGACTGGTGGTTGATCAGAGTCCTACGGCGGTGATGGAGATTGGACTATTGGAGGTTCCGGTTATGGAATCTGCAGAATTGATGGGAGCATTGAAGTCTACTACGGTGACTAAGCAATCCGCGCTAATCTCTCCATCCCCGTGTGTTTCTCCTGTGATTGTGGATCCCAAATCATTGCTTGGAAAGTCAGCGCGGAAGTCTGGGAAGGAAGTAATCACTCCAGAGCAGGAATTGGGCAATGTTTTAAATTCTGCTGAGGTGGCGGTGTGTCCGAGTCAGCGAATAGATGGTCTAGGTCAAGGAGATGCTGCAGCCCACGATGCAATTAGCTCTCTGGGCTCTAAAGGGGGTCAGGAAAAGGCCGGTCTGGCCCCCAGTGGTGATAGGCCTGAAGGTGCTAGTTTGACGTCAAAGAAGAAGGGGAAGAAGGTGGGTTTCGTGGTTGGCAAGAAAGGTAATTCTACAGTAACAGATAGTCAGAGATCGAGTTCTGGGCGCACTCCTAAGCGTTCTACCGTGATGGGTCCGGTGTTGACCCATCACGAGCCATGAGGATCATATGTTGGAACGGCCAAGGGATTGGGAACCCTTGGACAGTTCAAGCACTCAAGGGTGTCCCTCCATTCTCCCAAGATTGTTTTTCTTAGTGAGACTAGATGTACTTCTGAAGAGTTACAGTTTCTTAAAGTTCAGCTTGGTTTAGCTAGCAGTTTTTCCGTTTCGTGTACAGTTAAGAAGCCAAAGAAAGGTAAGAGAGTGAGTCGCAGTGGAGGTTTGTGCCTACTCTGGGCGGAGGATGTGATTGTCAGACTGTGCTCTTACTCTGCTAATCACATTGATGTTGAGGTCGGGAAACAAGATGACCCTGGTAGGTGGAGGTTCACGGGTTTTTACGGTCATCCCAAAACTGAGCTACGTTATTTGACTTGGAACCTCCTGAAAGTTCTTGGTTCCCAATGCCAGCTACCTTggattttgggggggggggactTTAATGAGATATTGGCTTGTAGTGAGAAAGAAGGGGGTCCATTACGAAGTGAGGCTCAAATGGATGGTTTTAGGGAGATTGTGAATTTGTTCTCTCTAGCTACGACatgttacttggtcagtgagaAGTTTTATTGGCTCAGAAGATTTGACTAGGCAATTGAATCACACAAACGTTACTCTCATTCCCAAGGTAAAGAATCTGGAATACATGAATCAGTTGCGTCCGATCAGCTTGTGTAACGTTCTGTACAAGATTGGATCAAAGGTTCTTGCAAACCGTTTGAAGCCTTTGCTTAAGAACATCATCTCCCCATATCAGAGTGCCTTCGTACCGGGTAGGTTAATCTCTGATAACTCATTAATCGCTTTTGAAATTTCCCATTTTCTAAAGCGAAGAAGACGAGGTAATAAGGGGTTTGGAGCTTTGAAACTTGACATGAGCAAGGCATATGATAGGATTGAATGGAGCTTTTTAGAGATGGTGATGCTAAAATTCGGATTTAGCTCTACATGGGTGCATTGGATCATGTGTTGTTTACGTACTGTTACCTACTCTTTTATTGTGAATGGTGAACCGAGGGGTAATTTAGTTCCATCTAGAGGTCTATGACAGGGAGATTCAATCTCCCCCTATCTCTTTCTGCTTTGTGCAGAGGTACTCTCCCAATTGATATTGAAGGCGGAAAGGGACGGGTTGTTACGCGGAGTCGAAATTTGTAATGGTGCTCCTTGTATTTCTCACCTTTTTTTCGCAGATGATTCTTTTATCTTCTTTCAAGCGGAAGTAGAGGATGTAACTGTGCTGAAAAACATCTTGGGCTGTTATGAGAGTACCTCAGGGCAGATGATTAATTATCAGAAAAGCAATGTCAGCTTTAGCAAAAATGTGAGGAGGCAAAAGCAAGATGAGCTCGCTTTGGTGCTGGGTGTGACAAGAGTAGATATGCATGACAAATACCTTGGGCTCCCGGTGGAGATCAGCTATTCTAAAACTGAAGCTTTCAACTTCCTCAATGAGAGACTGAAGAAAAGAACAAGTGGGTGGCGGGACAAGACCTTGAGTTCTGCTGGCAAGGAGGTCCTCATTAAAGCAGTATTTGCTTCCAAAACTGAGCTACGTTATTTGACTTGGAACCTCCTGAAAGTTCTTGGTTCCCAATGCCAGCTACCTTggattttggggggggggggactttAATGagatcactatgccaaaaaacccttcagacgacagactttgactgtcgtctgatatgaagAAAATCTGTCGTCTATTAAGCTGATATCTGATTGGTGTTCAGACGACAGTCAATGCCCGACGTCAGAAGGTGACTCAGACGACAGTCACCAAAaatatatctgtcgtctgaatgttgCTCAGATATGCACAAAATGGTAGTATATGTGGTTAAATGtgatatcagacgacagtcaaatgttgtttttatttgagtttagcaacagactttaataattttctattgtcTTAAAAAATAGGAGACAACAATAAAGTGTCGACTGAATGTGTAGAATTTAGAAGTTTATTTTcaaaatctgttgtgtgaacttcattgacacaacattttctttcatttatctATTGTGTCTCTTATTCTAAAAGGACTTTTAATTGTCCTCTGATTGTGTGGATGCTTGAAATCTCTTTGTTATTTCTGATGTGTGTACTCCTTTCAAACCACAATCGTTGATAACATTCTATTGTTTGATATTGTTTAAAAAGACATTtatatgtcgtctgaatatGGAGATAGTTGATGTTTCATTGTTACGTCTGTTGTGAGAAAGTATCATACATCACAATATTCTGTCGTGGGAATGAGACTAAGACTatagaattttatttttgtctgTTGAATCTTCttgtttcagacaacagtaTTTTGCTTGAATTCTGTTGTTGGACGTTCAATTGTTCCACATTTTTATATTGTGTGATTTGGTTTAAAACCACAGAATTTGGCTTCAATGTGCCATATCAGAACCTGGAAATATAAGCAAACCACAATATATACCAATACCATTCATTTAGAAAATGGtaccatatattcatcaaatattTGGAAATCACTAACATGGtaccatatattcatcaaatatCTGGAAATCACTAACATGGTACCATAAATTCATCAAATATCTGGAAATCACTAACATATCCACTGCAAATCATGTACTACCATTTCCATATTCCACCAATGTACATCAACTGTTGAAAATAATCAACAGATTAAAATCCATGGAGGCTAAAAGTGACTAATCAGCTGCTAAGGTTAAAATGATCGATAATAGCAAAAGCCGATCATTTGGTTAGGCTAAAAGTGACTAATCAGCTGCTAAGGTTAAAATGATCGATAATAGCAAAAGCCGATCATTTGGTTAGGCAAAAAACCCTCCAATATCTAGCTATATAGGCATGCTGATGTCAATATGCACAAAAACAAACCCTAACTATTCATCATCGACAAACCTCCTAGCACGCACACTACATATCTGGAAACATGATAACATGCTTCGCCCATTCTGCCCGAACTTGATCAATGTCCTTTTCTGTGTAAATAAGATTTGTCCTTCTTTCCCactgcaaaaaacaaaaacaaaaaccaagaccCAAATCAATTCACTATCATATATCCCCATGATGAAAAAGTCATACTGAAACCATGAAATACAATCTGTTATGGTATCAAAAACACATACTTTAGCTGCAAACTCCAAATTCTTATCTTCCACTATCTCCTTCATGTAGCGCATGATCCAATACCCACAAGTCTTACTATCTTTCTGCTCCGGAATgccctggaaaaaaaaaatacactgtACCATATCAGAAGCACTTAAGAGTATAAAACCTTAGGTGATAAGACCCAAAAAAGGCAATTAACTTACAGCAAGATTTTTCCATTGAATGGTTTTCCTCCCTTTCTTATTCTTGTGTGCATTGTAGAATTTAATGGAGCTTGCAAATCAAATAGCAGACCATCAGCATATATAATGCACAAACAACTCCTAGTTATCGACTTATACAGTGAAAAATCAGTTAACTTACTTGTCCAGAATTGTTTTCCATTCACCAGCGATGAGTCGCCTCTTTAACGGATCCATGAAGTGAATGGTTTCTTCAGCTGGATTCACAGCAGACAACGTCCAATGACCACTATATGCCATAAACAAAACTCATTATAAGTTTAAACTAGTTTATATAAAGCATTCACCAAAACTGCACTTTAACACAACATACTGCATAGTAATTCAATTTACACACCCTGAATTATATGGGACCAAATAAATCTGCCCAGACTTCCCATTTATGAACCGATTTGATACTAAGCGAGCTCGTTCGGTTGGATTTCCACAGCCACTTGCACCCGTGTGAGCAGGGTCGACAAAGGCGACCATGTCATTCATCTTAGCCTTCTTCAACACACCTTGAAGGTAGCTACATCGACATTTCACAACATTTCAACTGATTTCACAAatgaaaaatcacaaaaccTGACAAATAATAGGTAACTTTAACGTGTTGCATTACCTCATGTAAAAAACAACGCAGCTGCCTGAAATTTCCAACAAGTGTGTCATAGCATAGATGTCCTTTCTAAAGACAAAGGCTTTATGTGGATGACCAAAAAGTTCTGGTCCAAAAGTGGCGTGGATGGTTGCCCCATTCCGCAATCCAATGTTTGCCCAAATGCATAAGTCCTTTAAAGGTGCAGGGAGATTCGATGGCAGGATTTGCAAGTCTTCCTTATCATCAAACATATCTTTCTGTGGCCTATTAGGAATTTTACGCTTTGGTTTTTTCTAATGTTGTAAAAAATAAGTTAGATTATATTCCATAATCACATATGCAGAAGTAAACACAAAGAAATTGAGTTACCTTCCCACCAGGTGCAGGGGCAATAACAAGGTTCCTCGGCCAAGCGACACAAGTCCCAATGGCATCCTTGACCTTCACTATCTCATCTTTTATGGGAAATGGCAGCAAAGCTTCAGGAACAACAGTTTCTGTGATAGAGACCCGCAAATTCTCCTCTCCAAGTGGAACACCATGGATTGTTTGCTGTTTGGTCTCAAGGTCGACACTGATGATAGTTCCAATAGCCACAATGTTTTCCACCGTGTCAATGGCCAGTTTATACTTGGTCTCACCTAATTGTTCCTACACATGAAACAAATTAAATCCATACAGTTCTATATCCAAAAATCCATATCAGCATACCTACAAAGTTCAAGTATTTAGGCAAGCACGATATTTACCTCTTCACCATGTACTGGTGCCTCTAGTACAATGACATCTTCTCTAACCTCCTCTTCCAATATCGGGTTTAACCGTACCCTCTCATCACTGGGCTGCACAATTTCCTCTTCAACCTCGATGCTCACTTCATCTCTTAAAACCAACTTCTTCTTCACACCCTTCACCTCAGCTTCAATATTATCATGTGCAGCCTTCTCCGCAGCCTTCTCCCCATGGCGAGAACAACTCCCTTGTCCTGAACCAAGCTCATTAACTGCTGTGACAGGTTTGGGGGACTCAACAGGCAGCTCCTTCCCATTGACCTTCGCTTCTAGCTTCGCAATCCTCTCAGTCCAATAAGCTCTCTCCTCAGCTCTCTCCTCAGCATGTTTTCTATCCCTCTCCTCCTCCCATGCAGTTCTTTCCTTAGCTAACAAAacttccttctcctcctctaGTATCTTCTTTAGCGATAACCTAGTCCTCTGTTCAAAAGTCATCTTTTGGCGTTTTGGCAAGTTGAAATATAAATCGGGCTTGACATTGCCACCAACACCTCTAACCCTACCTCTATGCTCCGGATTCCCCAATGCAAGAGTGAGCACATCATCAGACCCAGATGTGGCAATTTCCCCTTCAGCCTCCCTTTTCCTTAAATGTTCCTGATTCAAAATATCCGCGTTAAATGGTGCAATAGCATTACATCCatgcatatataaattaatatgaacttgatgtccATACTTACAATTTTTTCGGCTTTCTTCTCTACCTCAGGTTGTTTGAAGTTGCCATTCCTATCTTGCCGAGCCTTGATCCACATTGTAGCTCTATCAAGTTCTTCTAAAGGGACACTTTCAGACTTTGACAAATGAAAACACAATGAATTAGTTAATATTCTGTACATATGTATTCAGATTTAGTTGACTCATCTAAATATAACACTAACCAGTTCTTCCATTAAATTTGCATAACCTTTGCGTGACATACGATGAGGATATTTATTCTCCTTTCGCTTTGCAATTTGGGCTTCACGTATTTCCTGCAAACCATAACATAAGTAAATTAGAAACTACAATGAATATTCATAGAGAGAGCACCTtctcaaacccaaaaacacaacGAATTTTATCAAATCAGTAACCTGGAAGGTAGCTGAAAGCCTATCAGCAACAAACTGGTGCCAAGTATCCTTCGTTATGCTTCGGTAATCATCTGGAGGATTTTCTAACAGTTCTGGTTCATCCATATAAGGGATGATGTACACGTTTGTTAACTTGCTCTTGAACTCTCTCCATTTAGTTGCAGCAGATGAAATCACCATTTTTTTAAGCTCTTTAGGCACCACAAATGCATCCTACATACATGTACAATAAACTAAGCTACTGTAATGCAAAGCTAATTaacatgtagaatatatatataaactaatCAAGCTGAAATATGGTCAGTAAGTACCTTTATAGATTCccatatcttttccttttcatcTAGATCCACTTCTCTCCAATCATTTATTGAGATAGGGATCTTCGTACGTGCCAACACCCCAATGTAAGACTGCATTTCTTTTGCAGCCTTACCAACAGGTTCTCCTTTTTCATTAAACTTCACAGTGAGCCTCTTTCCTCGGATAAGCCTGTTTGTAATGCGGCTCATCGTAACCATTCCTCGCTTCAGCAACTTCAATCCACCAGTTCTgttttcatcatcatcctcctcagACTTCTTGGTCTTACTGGAAACAGACTTGTTCGTTGACTTGGTTGATGACACAGCTTTGTTGGACTTAGCAGTTATAGTCATGGTAGTCCGAGACTTCTTGGGGGAGGCTGCCTTTTTGGTAGTCCGACCCTTCTTGGGAGAGGCAGCCTTTTTGGTAGTCCGACCCTTCTTGGGAGAGGCAACTGTTGATGTAGTATTAGACTTCTTGGGAGAGGCTGCTTTTTTGGTAGTTTTAGATATGGGATTGGCAGCCTTTTTGGTTGATGTCTCAGCCCCTTCAATTGCCGGAATTGGTGTTGCTGGTTTTGTCCTCGATCGTTTCATTGCCACAGCCTTAATCCTTAGAGCTATGGCTCTTGCAGAACTTGATGATCCAGCAGAGGGCGACATCATCTGAAACACATAACCCAAATGCATGTTGTTAGCTACATGTTAATACTATCATGATAAGAAGCAGTTAATAGTTAAACAGAATATCAATAAAAATTAACTAAAGCAATAGTGTAACAAGAAACAAATGGATGAAAGTGGTCTGTGTATATTATTCTTAAACTTGTAGCCTACTTTACAAAGcaagaaatcaaaacaaagaaaagcagCCTATACTAATATCAGCCTATATAATTAAACACGTCGACCATCCTCATTCTCAACCCATATTCCTTCATCGCCATCTCGAATATAGGAGCTAGGCAGATCACCAACTACATCATCAAAGCTCTCAATCGATGGCATTGTAGGAATGAATGGGTGCTGTTCCAGTTCAATATCTTCCAGCTCTTCATCATTACACCCTCCTTGGTAGTCTCTTTCCGGGCACCGTACTACCACTGACCATTGATCATCAAGGGGGTCTTGTATGTAGAAAATCTGTTTCACATGGGTAGCTAAGACAAACGGATCATTTAAATGCCCTACCCTATCAAGTTTAACCAAAGTAAACCCAAGTTCGTCTACTTTAACCCCCCTAGCTGACTCCACCCAATCACACAAGAAGACGGGTATCCTAAACTTGTAGTAGTCCACCTCCCAAATTTGTTGTATCCTGCCGTAAAAGTTCATATCatcagttttagggtttttatcccTTGCACTAGCAACTTGCATTGCATCAGCAACCAAAAAAACCCCGCTATTTTGAACTGATCGTACTTTGTCACGCTCTGAAGTGTTAAAATCAACCCCATTCACATGGTAACCAGCAAATGTAGGGACCTCCATTTTTGGTCCACCAGCCAACCACCTAATGGTTTCAGGAACATCATTATCGGCAAATCTCATTTCATTTGCAACCTACAAATAAATTGACATGTCAAAAGTATGGAACCACACAAGTTTATTGAACTCGAAACTCAAAATTGAATAGACATTATACTACTTCAATGAGGTCGAAGATAAGTTATGTACCCTCTCCTTGAACCAACCAGCAAAGGTAAGGTTCTGTTTGTCCTTCAaccacttcttattttttttgaacCTTGGAAAACTCAACTTTAGGAATTCCATATGCTCTCTGCAATGGAAGAAAAACTAAGCAAATGAGCAACATAACTGAACACGCGTAAGGTGATATAGTACAAATGATCGAAAACAAAACATAAGTAAAATTATTACTTACTTGAAATATGGGATTGCATCTTCAGTGTTGGTGCATACACATAGGTGGGCCATGTCAAGCAGCTTTCTGTCGACATTAATGATGGTGGCGCCTGATAAAGGCTTGCAGCCATTTAAGAGCCCAAGTTTGGTTCTCCAAGGGATCCCAACAGTGGTACCCTCTCTAGGAAGCATACGTTCCGAGCAAAACTCAACTGCCTCTTCTACAATGTAACACTCTGCAATGCACCCTTCAATCCATTGTCGATTCCTCACATATCCTTTGAACACTTTCATGTACCTCTCAAAAGGGTACATCCATCTAAAAAATACCGGACCACATAACTCGACTTCCCTAACAAGATGGACAGTTAGGTGAATCATTATGTCAAAAAATGATGGTGGAAAGAACTTCTCAAGCAGGCAAACTGTATCGACCAGGTCTGCTTGCATTTGTTGCAATTTTGAAACGTCGATCACTTTACTGCATATTGCTTTGAAGAATAGGCAGAACCGAATAATTGCGTACCTAACTGGTTTCTCCAAAACTGAACGTAATGCAACAGGGAGAAGAAGTTGCATTATAGTATGGCAATCATGTGATTTAAGACCAGCAAGTCGTAAATCCTCCATTGACACCAGATTGCGTACATTGGATGAAAACCGAACTGGAACGGTCATATTGAAAAAGGAACTGCAAACAATCTT harbors:
- the LOC133724271 gene encoding uncharacterized protein LOC133724271 produces the protein MMSPSAGSSSSARAIALRIKAVAMKRSRTKPATPIPAIEGAETSTKKAANPISKTTKKAASPKKSNTTSTVASPKKGRTTKKAASPKKGRTTKKAASPKKSRTTMTITAKSNKAVSSTKSTNKSVSSKTKKSEEDDDENRTGGLKLLKRGMVTMSRITNRLIRGKRLTVKFNEKGEPVGKAAKEMQSYIGVLARTKIPISINDWREVDLDEKEKIWESIKDAFVVPKELKKMVISSAATKWREFKSKLTNVYIIPYMDEPELLENPPDDYRSITKDTWHQFVADRLSATFQEIREAQIAKRKENKYPHRMSRKGYANLMEELSESVPLEELDRATMWIKARQDRNGNFKQPEVEKKAEKIEHLRKREAEGEIATSGSDDVLTLALGNPEHRGRVRGVGGNVKPDLYFNLPKRQKMTFEQRTRLSLKKILEEEKEVLLAKERTAWEEERDRKHAEERAEERAYWTERIAKLEAKVNGKELPVESPKPVTAVNELGSGQGSCSRHGEKAAEKAAHDNIEAEVKGVKKKLVLRDEVSIEVEEEIVQPSDERVRLNPILEEEVREDVIVLEAPVHGEEEQLGETKYKLAIDTVENIVAIGTIISVDLETKQQTIHGVPLGEENLRVSITETVVPEALLPFPIKDEIVKVKDAIGTCVAWPRNLVIAPAPGGKKKPKRKIPNRPQKDMFDDKEDLQILPSNLPAPLKDLCIWANIGLRNGATIHATFGPELFGHPHKAFVFRKDIYAMTHLLEISGSCVVFYMSYLQGVLKKAKMNDMVAFVDPAHTGASGCGNPTERARLVSNRFINGKSGQIYLVPYNSGGHWTLSAVNPAEETIHFMDPLKRRLIAGEWKTILDNSIKFYNAHKNKKGRKTIQWKNLAGIPEQKDSKTCGYWIMRYMKEIVEDKNLEFAAKWERRTNLIYTEKDIDQVRAEWAKHVIMFPDM
- the LOC133724273 gene encoding cell wall / vacuolar inhibitor of fructosidase 1-like; the encoded protein is MDAKLIDQTCRKTPDYNLCTSILKSSPDKDLRGLAIVAIDAVGSKATTTMNRINELLKQSPKDTALNHCHDMYNVILNSYVQGARDTLKRGASSHIATSSMSLTPDTAMSCEEAFKGRSPLTNLNKDVENIAAVAGAVAGQLP